In the genome of Flavobacterium panacagri, one region contains:
- the fabF gene encoding beta-ketoacyl-ACP synthase II, producing the protein MALRRVVVTGLGALTPIGNNIQEYWNALVNGVSGAAPITYYDTEKHKTKFACEVKNFNIEDYMDRKESRRLDKFAQYAVAASDEAIKDAGITNDNVNKQRVGVIWGAGIGGLETFQEEVLYYAKGDGTPKFNPFFIPKMIADIAPAHISMRNGYMGPNYTTVSACASSANALIDAFNYIRLGMCDVIVSGGSEAAVTIAGMGGFSSMHALSTRNESPETASRPFDATRDGFVLGEGAGALVLEDYEHAKARGAKIYCEIGGGGMSSDAYHLTAPHPEGIGVIAVMENTLRDAGMTPDQVDHINTHGTSTPLGDVAELKAISAVFGDHAKNININSTKSMTGHLLGAAGAIEAIASILAMQNGIVPPTINHTVVDENIDPSLNLTLNKPQKREVNVAMSNTFGFGGHNACVLFKKLVD; encoded by the coding sequence GGTTAGCGGAGCGGCTCCTATAACATATTATGATACAGAAAAGCATAAAACGAAATTTGCCTGCGAAGTGAAAAACTTCAATATTGAAGATTACATGGATCGCAAGGAATCTCGTCGATTAGATAAATTTGCACAGTACGCTGTTGCTGCCAGTGATGAAGCTATTAAAGATGCTGGAATTACAAACGATAACGTAAACAAACAAAGAGTTGGTGTTATCTGGGGAGCAGGAATTGGAGGTTTAGAGACTTTCCAAGAAGAAGTATTGTATTATGCAAAAGGGGATGGAACTCCAAAGTTCAATCCTTTCTTTATCCCTAAAATGATTGCCGATATTGCACCTGCACATATTTCTATGCGTAATGGATATATGGGACCAAATTATACTACGGTTTCTGCTTGTGCATCTTCTGCAAATGCATTGATCGATGCTTTCAATTACATTCGTTTAGGAATGTGCGATGTTATTGTTTCTGGAGGTTCTGAAGCAGCAGTTACAATTGCTGGTATGGGAGGTTTCAGCTCAATGCACGCTTTATCTACAAGAAACGAAAGTCCAGAAACAGCTTCAAGACCTTTTGATGCAACCAGAGATGGTTTCGTTCTAGGAGAAGGAGCGGGAGCTTTGGTTTTGGAAGATTACGAACATGCTAAAGCCAGAGGAGCAAAAATCTATTGCGAAATTGGCGGAGGCGGAATGTCATCTGATGCTTATCACTTGACTGCACCACATCCAGAAGGAATTGGAGTTATTGCTGTAATGGAGAATACTTTAAGAGATGCTGGAATGACACCTGATCAAGTAGATCATATTAATACTCACGGAACTTCTACTCCATTAGGAGACGTTGCTGAGTTAAAAGCGATTAGTGCTGTTTTTGGCGATCACGCTAAAAATATCAACATCAACTCAACAAAATCAATGACAGGACACTTACTTGGTGCTGCTGGAGCTATCGAAGCTATTGCTTCTATCTTGGCAATGCAAAACGGAATTGTTCCTCCAACGATTAACCATACAGTTGTTGACGAGAATATTGATCCATCTTTAAATCTTACTTTAAACAAACCTCAAAAAAGAGAGGTAAATGTTGCCATGAGTAATACATTTGGTTTTGGTGGACATAATGCTTGCGTATTGTTTAAAAAATTAGTTGACTAA
- the rnc gene encoding ribonuclease III, with product MNIIKKIFSKSRSLEDGIFFDTIQKILGFPPSNVDFYRRAFTHRSSNKLDSNGHPINYERLEFLGDAMLSAVIAAHLFNKAPNGDEGYLTKMRSKIVSREHLNELGKDLNLVQFVESKVPIQHFGENIHGNIFESLIGAIYLDKGYSFCERFIQKRVVTPYVDIARLEGKVISYKSLVIEWCQKEKRVFHYDIFEDNGIDGQRLFGVKLSIDDKVVARARATSKKKAEEKASQRAYFAFQEKIDKK from the coding sequence ATGAATATTATCAAAAAAATATTTTCTAAATCCCGTTCTCTAGAAGACGGGATTTTTTTTGACACTATTCAGAAAATTCTTGGTTTTCCGCCTTCAAATGTTGATTTTTATAGAAGAGCTTTCACACATCGTTCTTCTAATAAATTAGATTCTAATGGGCATCCTATTAATTATGAGCGATTAGAATTTTTAGGAGATGCAATGTTAAGTGCTGTTATTGCAGCACATTTATTTAACAAAGCGCCAAATGGAGATGAAGGCTATTTAACCAAAATGCGTTCAAAAATTGTGAGTCGTGAGCATTTGAACGAATTAGGTAAAGATTTAAATCTAGTGCAGTTTGTAGAAAGTAAAGTGCCGATTCAGCATTTTGGAGAAAATATTCATGGAAATATTTTCGAATCTCTTATTGGTGCTATTTATTTAGATAAAGGTTATTCTTTCTGCGAACGATTTATTCAAAAAAGAGTAGTTACTCCTTATGTCGATATTGCTCGATTAGAAGGAAAAGTGATAAGTTATAAAAGTCTTGTTATCGAATGGTGTCAGAAGGAAAAAAGAGTTTTTCATTATGACATTTTTGAAGATAACGGCATAGATGGACAGCGTTTATTTGGTGTCAAATTAAGTATTGATGATAAAGTTGTTGCAAGAGCGAGAGCAACTTCAAAAAAGAAAGCAGAAGAAAAAGCATCGCAGAGAGCTTATTTTGCATTTCAAGAAAAAATTGACAAGAAATAG
- a CDS encoding IPExxxVDY family protein, producing the protein MAIHKLDLDEFDEIDYYLMAIHTSLEDYRLAYFINKILPINLSKSKNEIHAQTKEGEANFSRFYYYDEEKAVSWNLIQNKNEIISVSTNDFQNLFSNETSEVSTTIHLLPEFKKVDFFLKIDNSEEALNFSEIQQKLKTIESIAAIYAVDTDNIKSKNNLIF; encoded by the coding sequence ATGGCTATTCATAAATTGGATTTAGACGAATTTGACGAAATTGATTATTATTTAATGGCAATTCATACTTCATTAGAAGATTATAGATTAGCCTATTTTATCAATAAAATCCTTCCGATAAACTTAAGTAAGAGCAAAAACGAGATCCATGCTCAAACTAAGGAAGGAGAAGCAAATTTTTCAAGATTCTATTATTATGATGAAGAAAAAGCTGTTTCCTGGAATTTAATTCAGAATAAAAACGAAATCATTTCTGTGAGTACAAATGATTTTCAGAATTTGTTTTCTAATGAAACAAGTGAGGTTTCGACAACAATTCATTTACTTCCTGAATTTAAAAAAGTCGATTTTTTCCTGAAAATAGACAATAGCGAAGAGGCGCTTAATTTTTCAGAAATTCAACAAAAATTAAAAACAATCGAAAGTATTGCAGCAATTTATGCTGTCGATACGGACAATATAAAATCAAAAAACAATCTAATTTTTTAA
- the pyk gene encoding pyruvate kinase has product MLTNKKTKIVATLGPACSTREIIKDMIEAGVNVFRINFSHADYEGVKEKINIIRSLNEEFGYTTAILGDLQGPKLRVGVMEEGTVVNDGDEITFTTAEDIVGNAKKAFMKYQNFPNDVNVGERILLDDGKLIFEIVSTDKKTEVVAKVIQGGELKSKKGVNLPNTKISLPALTEKDIADAIFAIEQKVDWIALSFVKTPRDLQDLQELIAKHSEVKIPIVAKIEMPEALENMDKIVAYCDGLMVARGDLGVELPAHEVPLVQKDLIRRAKTARIPVIVATQMMETMITSLTPTRAEVNDVANSVMDGADAVMLSGETATGNYPVQVIQRMAQICEAVENSPLIQVPQNTPQIKTNRFVTKTVCHQATLLANEIEAKAICTLTNSGYTAFQVSAWRPSTAHILVFTSNRRILTQLNLLWGVKSFYYDNDESTDDTVTDVNQIAVEKGYAQKGDYLINLAAMPIKEKGMVNTMRVSQIE; this is encoded by the coding sequence ATGCTAACAAACAAGAAAACCAAAATTGTTGCTACACTTGGCCCCGCTTGTAGTACAAGAGAGATCATTAAAGACATGATCGAAGCAGGTGTTAATGTGTTTAGAATCAATTTTTCGCATGCAGATTACGAAGGAGTAAAAGAAAAAATTAATATTATTAGAAGCCTTAACGAAGAGTTTGGTTACACAACTGCAATCCTTGGAGATTTGCAAGGACCAAAACTTAGAGTTGGTGTAATGGAAGAAGGTACTGTGGTAAACGATGGTGATGAAATCACTTTTACAACTGCCGAAGATATTGTCGGAAATGCAAAAAAAGCATTTATGAAATACCAAAATTTTCCAAATGATGTAAATGTTGGAGAGCGTATTTTACTTGACGATGGTAAACTTATTTTTGAAATTGTTTCAACTGACAAAAAAACAGAAGTTGTTGCTAAAGTTATTCAAGGTGGAGAATTAAAATCTAAAAAAGGCGTTAATCTTCCAAACACAAAAATTTCTTTACCAGCTTTAACTGAAAAAGATATTGCAGATGCGATTTTCGCAATCGAACAAAAGGTAGACTGGATCGCACTTTCATTCGTGAAAACTCCACGCGATTTACAGGATTTACAAGAATTAATCGCTAAACATTCTGAAGTAAAAATTCCAATCGTTGCTAAAATTGAAATGCCAGAAGCTCTTGAGAACATGGATAAAATTGTAGCATACTGCGATGGTTTAATGGTTGCTCGTGGAGATCTTGGTGTTGAGCTTCCTGCTCACGAAGTGCCATTGGTTCAAAAAGATTTGATCAGAAGAGCTAAAACGGCTAGAATTCCTGTTATCGTTGCTACACAGATGATGGAAACAATGATTACAAGTTTAACTCCAACAAGAGCAGAGGTAAATGACGTTGCTAACTCAGTAATGGATGGTGCAGATGCTGTAATGTTGTCTGGAGAAACTGCAACAGGAAATTATCCAGTTCAAGTTATCCAGAGAATGGCTCAAATTTGTGAGGCTGTTGAGAATTCACCATTAATCCAGGTTCCTCAAAATACACCACAAATTAAAACAAACCGTTTTGTAACTAAAACAGTTTGCCACCAAGCTACTTTATTGGCTAATGAAATCGAAGCTAAAGCAATTTGTACTTTAACAAACAGCGGTTATACAGCTTTCCAAGTTTCAGCTTGGAGACCTTCTACAGCTCATATTTTAGTGTTTACTTCAAACAGAAGAATCTTAACACAATTGAATTTATTATGGGGAGTTAAATCTTTCTACTATGATAATGACGAAAGTACTGATGATACTGTAACAGATGTAAATCAAATTGCAGTTGAAAAAGGATATGCACAAAAAGGAGATTATTTAATCAACCTTGCTGCAATGCCAATCAAAGAAAAAGGAATGGTTAATACGATGAGAGTATCTCAAATCGAGTAA
- a CDS encoding arylsulfatase: protein MKQIKRKCGFTFAIKVFTLLFFAGVSVTAQSKKPNILVLWGDDIGTTNISAYSDGLMGYTTPNIDRLANEGLRFLHYYGEQSCTAGRAAFLTGQHGLRTGLTKVGFPGAPMGMSQLDPSIGGIMKSLGYTTGQFGKNHVGDRNESLPTVNGFDEFFGNLYHLNAEEEPELPDYPKDPEYLKKFGPRGVLKCTATNVDDATTDPRFGRVGKQKIEDTGALTKKRMETVDDETSAAAIDFIKRQHAAGKPFFCWFNATRMHLRTHVRAEHRGRYTHGDSEYIDGMIEHDETIGSIIKALDDLGIADNTIVVYSTDNGPHMNTWPDGAMTPFRSEKNTNWEGAFRVPCIVRWPGHIKPGVTTELMSHNDWIPTFASIAGEPDIINKLLKGYNANGKTYKVHLDGFDQSKFLEGKTQKSARDKFFYTDDDGLLVGLREGDYKYVFAEQRLGGTMGVWAEPFTKLRLQKIFNLYQDPFERADITSNTFWDWQMNHVQLMYGAIQDVVVFAETFKDYPPRSIPPSFSAYTIMEEAMKDIKAQKYIEKNVLPKLKEDEETASKKKK from the coding sequence ATGAAACAAATCAAACGAAAATGCGGATTTACATTTGCCATAAAGGTATTTACACTACTATTTTTTGCAGGAGTTTCTGTAACTGCACAGAGCAAAAAGCCAAATATTTTGGTGCTTTGGGGAGATGATATCGGAACAACTAATATAAGTGCTTACAGCGATGGACTTATGGGATATACTACTCCCAATATTGATCGTTTAGCCAATGAAGGATTACGCTTTTTGCATTACTACGGAGAACAAAGCTGTACCGCTGGGCGTGCTGCTTTTTTAACAGGACAGCATGGACTTAGAACTGGATTAACAAAAGTAGGTTTCCCAGGAGCGCCTATGGGAATGAGCCAGTTGGACCCTTCTATAGGAGGTATAATGAAAAGCTTGGGATACACAACAGGACAGTTTGGTAAAAACCACGTAGGAGATCGTAACGAAAGTTTACCAACTGTAAACGGTTTTGACGAATTCTTTGGCAACTTATATCACTTAAATGCAGAAGAAGAACCAGAATTACCTGATTATCCTAAAGATCCAGAGTATTTGAAAAAATTTGGGCCTAGAGGTGTTTTGAAATGTACTGCAACAAATGTTGATGATGCGACAACAGATCCTCGTTTTGGCAGAGTTGGAAAACAAAAAATCGAAGACACAGGAGCACTTACGAAAAAAAGAATGGAAACAGTAGATGATGAAACATCCGCAGCAGCTATAGATTTTATTAAAAGACAACATGCCGCGGGAAAACCATTTTTCTGCTGGTTTAATGCTACTCGTATGCACTTGCGTACACATGTTAGAGCAGAACATAGAGGAAGATATACCCATGGTGACAGTGAATACATCGATGGTATGATCGAACATGATGAAACTATTGGAAGTATTATAAAGGCATTAGATGATTTGGGAATTGCAGATAATACTATTGTGGTTTATTCTACAGATAATGGCCCTCACATGAATACATGGCCAGACGGAGCGATGACACCATTCCGTTCTGAGAAAAATACCAACTGGGAAGGAGCTTTCCGTGTACCATGTATCGTTCGCTGGCCAGGGCATATTAAACCAGGAGTAACGACTGAATTGATGAGCCATAATGATTGGATCCCAACTTTTGCTTCGATTGCAGGAGAGCCAGATATCATTAATAAACTTTTAAAAGGTTACAATGCGAACGGAAAAACATATAAAGTTCATTTAGATGGTTTTGATCAAAGTAAATTTTTAGAAGGTAAAACACAAAAAAGCGCTAGAGATAAATTCTTTTATACAGATGATGATGGACTTTTAGTTGGTTTAAGAGAAGGAGATTATAAATATGTTTTCGCAGAACAGCGTTTAGGAGGAACAATGGGAGTTTGGGCAGAACCATTTACAAAACTGCGTTTACAGAAAATATTCAATTTATATCAGGATCCATTTGAAAGAGCTGATATTACTTCGAATACTTTCTGGGATTGGCAGATGAATCATGTACAGCTAATGTATGGTGCCATTCAAGATGTAGTCGTATTTGCGGAAACATTTAAGGATTATCCTCCAAGATCAATTCCGCCAAGTTTCTCTGCTTATACTATAATGGAAGAAGCGATGAAAGATATCAAAGCTCAAAAATATATTGAGAAAAATGTACTTCCTAAATTAAAAGAGGACGAAGAGACAGCTTCAAAAAAGAAAAAATAA
- a CDS encoding HAD family hydrolase: protein MYKKIYVLPLFLFLLISCKNKSEDTTIISPKDSTALVTNNGDPLPSWNDGALKKDIIAYVEKVTKEGSPDFIPVQNRIATFDNDGTLWAEKPLVQELFAFYRVKKMVEANPALAQKQPFKAVLEKDKSYFEKGGDKALIELVAATHTGMSEDEFEASVLDFFKDAKVPGKNVAVKQIRYQPQLELLNYLRANGFKTFIVTGGTIEVVRGISEEFYGIPKEQVVGTSFKYKYDPEKNVVKREPALDLFNDKEGKPVSIQLHIGQRPVFACGNEGGAGDLAMLKYSQGNKYPSFQMIVNHNDSIREYNYEEIDNLSLNTAAKNKYHVISIKDDWKKVFAD from the coding sequence ATGTATAAGAAAATATATGTGTTGCCTCTGTTTTTGTTTTTATTGATTTCTTGTAAAAACAAATCAGAAGACACTACTATTATTAGTCCAAAAGATAGTACGGCATTAGTCACAAATAATGGAGATCCTTTGCCGAGCTGGAATGATGGTGCTTTAAAAAAAGATATTATTGCTTATGTCGAAAAGGTAACCAAAGAGGGGAGCCCAGATTTTATTCCAGTGCAGAACCGAATTGCCACATTTGATAATGATGGAACGCTTTGGGCAGAAAAACCATTGGTTCAGGAATTATTTGCTTTTTACCGAGTAAAAAAAATGGTGGAAGCCAATCCTGCTTTGGCACAAAAACAGCCTTTTAAAGCGGTATTAGAAAAAGATAAAAGCTACTTTGAAAAAGGCGGAGACAAGGCGCTTATCGAATTGGTGGCAGCAACTCATACCGGAATGTCAGAAGATGAATTTGAAGCTTCGGTTTTAGATTTTTTTAAAGATGCAAAAGTTCCTGGAAAAAATGTCGCTGTAAAACAGATCCGTTATCAGCCTCAGTTGGAACTTTTGAATTATCTGCGTGCCAACGGATTTAAAACATTTATCGTAACAGGAGGAACAATCGAAGTGGTTCGGGGAATTTCTGAAGAGTTTTATGGTATCCCGAAAGAACAAGTTGTGGGGACTTCTTTTAAATATAAATACGATCCGGAGAAAAATGTGGTCAAGAGAGAGCCTGCTTTGGATCTTTTTAATGACAAAGAAGGAAAACCTGTTAGTATTCAACTTCATATCGGACAACGTCCAGTATTTGCCTGTGGTAATGAAGGCGGAGCTGGAGACCTTGCTATGCTCAAATATTCGCAGGGAAATAAATATCCATCATTTCAAATGATTGTAAATCATAATGATTCAATCAGAGAATATAATTATGAGGAAATAGATAATCTTTCATTAAATACAGCTGCTAAAAATAAATATCATGTTATTAGTATAAAAGACGACTGGAAAAAAGTTTTTGCAGATTAA
- a CDS encoding DUF1254 domain-containing protein: MKNKCQIILAVISLLLSFGCKESTIKNPDTAVVSQPGSEIKMDGDLPSKESVSLLFDEMDTQQATQCYLWGLPIVAFAEWQYQHYKTFNASSNDLVLYNTYDDRLGILTANATTPYIMTFIDLAANGPTVIEMPAGRTAGGLADFWQREQATIGEMGPDKGKGGKYILVPPTLKDFKADGYFIVPCNTVNMFFGFRALDPDPKTTETLLKQVKIYPYAQRANPTPTKVVSPPAGKKWLGIQPAGIAYWERLHAILQNEPVEERDRFFMAWLKNLGIEKGKPFTPDERQKKILILGAEKGQQMAMANSFEKRFAAVKHWPDKKWDYVMILSDPSQRTANYDEFFERSSYFYEAVTYSKAMMTKIPNVGQAYLGAYFDNNGNWLNGSKNYTLNIPANPPAVNFWSITVYDSATRCLIDNPQKNADLSSRKDLIKNADGSIDLYFGPKAPAGKEKNWVQTLPGKHWFTYMRFYGPTKAYFDKSWKMDDIKEVK, encoded by the coding sequence ATGAAAAATAAATGCCAAATAATTCTAGCCGTAATTTCTTTACTATTAAGCTTTGGCTGTAAAGAGTCAACTATAAAAAATCCAGATACAGCAGTAGTTTCACAACCTGGCTCCGAAATAAAAATGGATGGCGATCTGCCTTCAAAAGAATCTGTTTCGTTATTGTTTGACGAAATGGACACCCAGCAGGCAACACAATGTTATTTGTGGGGACTTCCAATTGTGGCTTTCGCCGAATGGCAGTATCAACATTATAAAACATTTAATGCATCGAGCAATGATCTTGTTTTGTATAATACTTATGATGACCGATTGGGTATTTTGACGGCTAATGCTACAACTCCGTATATAATGACATTTATTGATCTCGCCGCTAACGGGCCAACTGTAATTGAAATGCCTGCGGGTCGTACTGCAGGAGGTTTGGCGGATTTTTGGCAGAGAGAGCAGGCAACAATTGGAGAAATGGGGCCTGATAAGGGAAAAGGCGGAAAATATATTTTGGTGCCGCCAACCTTAAAGGACTTTAAAGCCGATGGATATTTTATAGTTCCCTGCAACACTGTCAATATGTTTTTTGGTTTTAGAGCTTTGGATCCTGATCCTAAAACAACAGAAACATTATTGAAACAGGTAAAAATTTATCCGTACGCACAAAGAGCAAATCCAACTCCGACAAAAGTGGTCAGCCCGCCAGCAGGTAAAAAATGGTTGGGAATTCAGCCAGCAGGAATTGCTTATTGGGAACGCCTTCATGCAATTCTGCAAAACGAACCTGTTGAAGAACGCGATCGTTTTTTTATGGCTTGGCTTAAAAATTTGGGTATAGAAAAAGGGAAACCTTTTACACCCGACGAACGGCAGAAAAAGATTTTAATATTGGGTGCCGAGAAAGGACAGCAAATGGCAATGGCGAATTCTTTTGAAAAACGTTTTGCAGCTGTAAAACATTGGCCGGACAAAAAATGGGATTATGTTATGATTCTCTCAGATCCATCACAGCGTACTGCTAATTATGATGAATTTTTCGAAAGATCATCTTACTTCTATGAGGCAGTTACCTATTCAAAAGCCATGATGACCAAAATACCAAATGTAGGACAAGCATACTTGGGAGCTTATTTTGATAATAATGGAAACTGGTTAAACGGTTCTAAAAATTATACCTTAAATATTCCAGCAAATCCTCCAGCAGTTAATTTCTGGTCTATAACAGTTTACGATTCGGCAACTAGATGTTTGATTGATAATCCGCAGAAAAATGCTGATCTGTCTTCTCGTAAAGATTTAATAAAAAATGCAGATGGTTCTATCGATTTGTATTTTGGCCCAAAAGCACCAGCGGGCAAAGAAAAAAATTGGGTACAGACTTTACCAGGTAAACACTGGTTTACTTATATGCGTTTCTATGGCCCTACAAAAGCATATTTTGACAAAAGCTGGAAAATGGATGACATTAAAGAAGTGAAATAA
- a CDS encoding DUF2252 domain-containing protein, translating into MTEKTANNTENLFDPLASKAERYEKGAIIRKIVPRSSHQEWTAPEDREDPIAVLIKTSTGRIEDLLPIRYRRMIESPFAFYRGAAAIMAADLVNTPNTGMQVQLCGDCHLMNFGGFATPERKLVFDINDFDETFHGSWEWDVKRLAASFAIAGKWRKFSNKDCKEFAWHVADSYKRHMLEYSKLSALQIWYADIDLADLIELGKDEELKEFQQKRIKKAAESTAHEKEFAKMTYLDGVRARIKDDPPLIYHPSGTDENYTLREAKVIHKRYIESLPEDKQVLLSRYTMHDFAIKVVGVGSVGTLCGISLLMSATGEPIFLQFKEARKSVLEANVENKPKYKHQGERIVMGQKLMQSASDMFLGWTNDDRGRFFYIRQLRDAKIKPVIEIMKVDNMADYAKACGWALARAHARSGDPSMLSGYIGNNNEFANAVSKFSMLYAHQNEIDYNKLVEAVKEGRLPISAEI; encoded by the coding sequence ATGACCGAAAAGACAGCAAATAATACCGAGAATCTTTTTGATCCTTTAGCATCAAAAGCAGAGCGTTATGAGAAAGGAGCCATAATCCGAAAAATTGTGCCTCGTTCTTCTCATCAAGAATGGACTGCGCCGGAAGATCGTGAAGATCCAATTGCTGTATTGATCAAAACAAGTACTGGAAGAATTGAAGATCTGCTTCCCATTCGATATAGAAGAATGATCGAATCACCTTTTGCATTTTATAGAGGCGCGGCGGCAATTATGGCGGCAGATTTGGTAAATACACCCAATACAGGAATGCAAGTACAGCTTTGTGGAGATTGTCATCTAATGAATTTTGGAGGATTTGCAACTCCAGAGCGTAAATTGGTCTTTGATATTAATGATTTTGATGAAACTTTTCACGGCTCTTGGGAATGGGATGTTAAAAGACTCGCTGCCAGTTTTGCCATTGCTGGAAAATGGAGAAAATTTTCTAACAAAGATTGTAAAGAATTTGCCTGGCATGTGGCAGATAGTTATAAAAGACACATGCTGGAATACAGTAAATTATCGGCATTGCAGATTTGGTATGCCGATATTGATTTAGCCGATCTTATTGAATTAGGTAAAGATGAAGAATTAAAAGAATTTCAGCAGAAGCGGATTAAAAAAGCAGCCGAATCTACAGCTCACGAAAAGGAGTTTGCAAAAATGACGTATCTCGATGGAGTTCGAGCTAGAATAAAAGACGATCCCCCGCTGATTTATCATCCGTCAGGAACCGATGAAAATTATACCTTAAGAGAAGCCAAAGTCATTCATAAGCGATATATAGAATCGCTTCCAGAAGATAAACAGGTTTTGTTGAGCCGTTACACTATGCATGATTTTGCGATAAAAGTGGTAGGTGTGGGAAGTGTTGGAACACTTTGCGGTATAAGCTTATTAATGTCGGCAACGGGAGAACCTATCTTTTTACAATTTAAAGAAGCCAGAAAAAGTGTTTTAGAAGCTAATGTAGAGAATAAACCAAAATATAAACATCAAGGTGAACGGATTGTAATGGGACAAAAATTAATGCAGTCAGCATCGGATATGTTTTTAGGATGGACAAATGATGACAGAGGAAGGTTCTTTTATATTCGTCAGCTTCGAGATGCTAAAATAAAACCGGTTATCGAAATCATGAAAGTAGATAATATGGCCGATTACGCCAAAGCCTGCGGATGGGCGCTTGCACGGGCACATGCACGATCTGGCGATCCGTCAATGCTTTCAGGTTATATTGGAAATAATAATGAATTTGCTAATGCAGTCTCAAAGTTTTCCATGTTATATGCACATCAAAACGAAATCGATTACAATAAATTGGTCGAAGCCGTAAAAGAAGGAAGATTGCCTATTTCGGCAGAAATATAA
- a CDS encoding DUF2092 domain-containing protein, protein MNRKMMFLISFLIITTTTQSQTQRIDSAAVYILNRTTESLQYIKSCSFKSVMTYDIFNESLGLVKHSINEKVSIKFPDKMKITSTGDKGNRSLWYNGKTLHYYSFDNNTYAVTDAPKSVIQTIDETSKKFGIEFPAADFFYETFLEDLKSEQGTLMYLGKTILDDKECFHLAGKDKNKSFQFWIGNDDNFLPIKMVIVYTNDSNKPQYEAVYKDWIINPDFSDFMFEFSIPPKASKVKLQPREEKK, encoded by the coding sequence ATGAATCGAAAAATGATGTTCTTAATCAGTTTTCTGATTATAACAACGACAACACAAAGTCAGACACAACGTATTGATTCTGCAGCTGTTTATATTTTGAACAGAACTACAGAATCTTTACAGTACATAAAATCATGCAGTTTTAAATCGGTTATGACGTATGATATTTTTAACGAAAGTCTGGGCTTGGTTAAGCATTCTATAAATGAAAAAGTTTCGATAAAATTTCCAGATAAAATGAAAATTACATCCACTGGAGATAAAGGAAACAGAAGTTTATGGTACAACGGAAAAACGCTCCATTATTATTCTTTTGATAATAATACTTATGCCGTTACAGATGCGCCAAAATCGGTTATTCAAACCATCGATGAAACCAGTAAAAAATTCGGAATCGAATTTCCTGCCGCCGATTTTTTTTATGAAACCTTTTTGGAAGATTTAAAATCAGAACAAGGCACTCTAATGTATTTAGGAAAAACAATTCTTGACGATAAGGAATGTTTTCATCTTGCAGGAAAAGACAAAAACAAAAGTTTTCAGTTCTGGATTGGAAACGATGATAATTTCCTGCCCATCAAAATGGTAATTGTTTATACAAATGATTCCAATAAACCGCAATACGAAGCAGTTTACAAAGACTGGATCATCAATCCTGATTTCTCCGATTTTATGTTTGAATTTTCGATACCGCCAAAAGCTTCAAAAGTAAAATTACAGCCTAGAGAAGAAAAAAAATAA